In the genome of Pseudomonas sp. B33.4, the window AACGCCAAGCTGTCGCTGGTGCATATTGTCGAGCCGATGGCCATGGCGTTCGGTGGCGACGTGCCGATGGATCTGTCACAACTGCAACAACAGCAGTTCGATCAGGCCAAAGAGCGCCTGGAGCGTCTGAAACTCAAGTACTCCGAACTCGAAGGCGCCAACTGCCATTTGACCTACGGCCAGCCGCGTCAGGAAATCCATCATTTCGCCAAGGAACAAACGTGCGATCTGATCGTGGTCGGCAGTCATGGCCGACATGGTCTGGCGCTATTGCTCGGCTCGACCGCCAATGACGTGCTGCACGGCGCACCATGCGATGTATTAGCGGTACACCTGGTCAAACGTTAACCCGTACAAAAAGCCCGGCCTCACGCAAATGAGGCCGGGCTTTTTTGTTACCGGATCAATCAGGCATCCAGCTCGGCCCAACGCTCCAGCAACGCATCCAGCTCAGCCTGCAACTGCTCCAGCGAAGCAATCACCTTGGCCGTTTCAGCCGCAGGACGCTGATA includes:
- a CDS encoding universal stress protein; the encoded protein is MPYHHILVAVDLTEECDPVIHRARELSVSNNAKLSLVHIVEPMAMAFGGDVPMDLSQLQQQQFDQAKERLERLKLKYSELEGANCHLTYGQPRQEIHHFAKEQTCDLIVVGSHGRHGLALLLGSTANDVLHGAPCDVLAVHLVKR